A portion of the Microbulbifer agarilyticus genome contains these proteins:
- a CDS encoding sulfatase, translating to MKRILMLLLAVVLAPTACADAKKTTEQSERAPNIVLLFADDAGFEDFGFQGSPVMKTPRLDEIAEGGVRFTQGYVSDATCGPSRAGLMTGKYQQRFGYEEINVPGFMSENSGIKGAEMGLPLDQKTMADYLKDRGYKTAIYGKWHLGDADRFHPTKRGFDEFYGFRGGDRSYFKYDGENPLDNVVAAFDKKLERGFGNYEEHEGYLTDVLADEAAQFIEQNQDSPFFIYLAFNAVHTPMEALEEDMQQFPQLSGKRRELAAMTLAMDRATGRVMDKLEELGLSDNTIVVFTNDNGGPSDKNGSSNYPLAGTKSNHLEGGLRVPFIMRWPAKIPAGQDYDYPVSTLDLLPTFYEAAGGSEYASDLDGVNLVPYLTGQDDERPHQKMFWKKESRAVIRDGDWKLIRFPDRPAELYNLAEDIGEQNDLASAQPERVRSMFKDLFEWELTLERPLWLLKRKYEKYDIDRMDQYRVPKQPDA from the coding sequence ATGAAAAGAATCCTAATGCTGCTGTTGGCTGTGGTGCTTGCACCGACCGCGTGTGCCGACGCAAAAAAGACCACCGAGCAAAGTGAGCGCGCGCCGAACATCGTGCTGCTATTTGCCGATGATGCGGGTTTTGAAGACTTTGGTTTCCAGGGTAGTCCGGTGATGAAAACGCCGCGCTTGGATGAGATTGCTGAAGGCGGTGTACGTTTCACACAAGGCTATGTGTCCGATGCAACCTGCGGTCCTTCCCGCGCAGGGCTCATGACCGGCAAGTATCAGCAGCGCTTCGGTTACGAAGAAATTAACGTGCCTGGCTTTATGAGTGAAAACTCCGGTATCAAGGGTGCCGAAATGGGCCTGCCGCTAGATCAGAAAACCATGGCGGACTACCTGAAAGATCGTGGCTACAAGACCGCCATCTACGGTAAGTGGCACCTGGGTGATGCGGATCGTTTTCACCCCACAAAGCGTGGCTTTGACGAATTTTACGGTTTCCGTGGCGGCGACCGCAGTTATTTCAAATACGACGGTGAAAACCCGTTGGATAATGTGGTGGCCGCGTTTGATAAAAAGTTGGAGCGCGGTTTCGGTAACTACGAAGAGCACGAGGGTTATCTGACCGACGTACTGGCCGATGAAGCGGCGCAGTTTATTGAGCAGAATCAGGACAGCCCTTTCTTTATCTACCTGGCGTTCAATGCGGTGCACACACCGATGGAAGCGCTGGAAGAAGATATGCAGCAGTTCCCGCAGCTCTCCGGTAAGCGTCGCGAGCTGGCGGCAATGACACTCGCAATGGACCGCGCCACTGGTCGGGTGATGGATAAGTTGGAAGAGTTGGGTCTCTCGGACAACACGATCGTGGTGTTCACCAATGACAATGGCGGTCCCTCGGATAAAAACGGTTCCAGCAATTATCCGCTTGCAGGCACCAAATCCAATCACCTCGAAGGTGGTTTGCGCGTGCCATTCATTATGCGCTGGCCAGCGAAGATACCAGCAGGTCAGGACTACGATTACCCGGTGTCCACTCTCGACCTGTTGCCCACCTTCTATGAGGCGGCCGGTGGTAGTGAATATGCCTCGGACCTGGATGGCGTGAACCTGGTGCCTTACCTCACTGGTCAGGACGATGAGCGCCCTCACCAGAAAATGTTCTGGAAAAAAGAGTCCCGCGCAGTAATTCGTGATGGCGATTGGAAGCTGATCCGCTTCCCGGACCGCCCTGCGGAGTTGTACAACCTGGCGGAGGATATCGGCGAGCAGAATGATCTGGCATCGGCTCAGCCGGAGCGCGTGCGCAGCATGTTCAAAGATCTGTTCGAATGGGAGCTTACCCTGGAGCGCCCCCTGTGGCTGCTCAAGCGGAAATACGAGAAATACGACATTGACCGTATGGATCAGTATCGGGTGCCAAAGCAGCCCGACGCATGA
- a CDS encoding TonB-dependent receptor, whose product MHSLLLLGCCSVATLFNVAIAEELETKKKSIDTSALEEVVVTAQKREQSVQDVPVSMEVLSGDLIEELGADTGFDIVKYLPGFGVDESNEIRTTTLKTRGIGTFTNSIGLQSSNLIVVDGEVLPRQSMMNLAIADVERVEALRGPQGTLFGQNTSTGVIHYVTKRPEIGEFYGRAKAEVTDYNGREVSSAVNLPINENWAARINVQHSEQDGWIRNEYPGGEDVGAEEKKGLRTQLLYDNGSNLNALVRLDYSERDTNCCAMVKEEANPNYGPKPVVRIDDGVVSASAYNLIDSEPGFNDFNEPVTARNPVSNYGSVENAGLSAEVNYELDNGMSLSYLASYRDFELNNSSGFFTFKFPVHREHFGGNESVEVVQQELRLSDFDNETFNWVVGAFFHDTAGQRSEITDGCVGGAGASSRGVIEDGVMTGCVSNASALAFINNYNQTGMQDRSLLEADRNLSAGDFTADFTNTALFGQLEYQITDRLDATLGFRALHEKGSASFDALWLRPPTDGTGMETFAEVLALSETDPSLVRNDPEGAKFSDSNTDFIYKAVLGYDFTDGIRGYVNYSTGYKGPSYFVTSNTNPADAEYFPTRPEQSTNFEVGLRSRLFDDKLQFNLTYFDMTVEDYQVRAQRLVDEASNTYFAGYVNADEVRSTGIEADMVYKLTSDLKFIASYANFEATYEDFANTPVNCPNGTLAERCSIVGGRNVFDQTGLPVANNAQEQALLTLNYNRELGNTGWDANVRTVWRYEGDFSPSANMIAQEIDPNEDYDVLDLYIGIGNDKLRGNLFVKNVTNESYNTFKYADQWGGQALFYPRDYERYFGASVTYMF is encoded by the coding sequence ATGCACAGCTTGCTGCTGCTCGGTTGCTGCTCCGTAGCTACGCTTTTCAATGTCGCCATCGCTGAAGAGCTGGAGACCAAGAAGAAGTCCATCGATACAAGTGCTCTAGAGGAAGTGGTAGTTACCGCTCAGAAACGTGAGCAGTCTGTGCAGGACGTTCCGGTTTCCATGGAGGTTCTGTCCGGTGATCTGATCGAGGAGCTGGGTGCTGATACTGGCTTCGATATCGTTAAATACTTGCCGGGTTTCGGCGTTGACGAAAGCAACGAAATCCGTACCACTACCCTGAAGACCCGCGGTATTGGTACTTTTACCAACTCCATCGGCCTGCAGTCTTCTAACCTGATCGTGGTTGACGGCGAAGTTCTGCCGCGCCAGTCCATGATGAACCTGGCCATTGCAGACGTGGAGCGTGTAGAAGCTTTGCGCGGCCCGCAGGGCACCCTGTTTGGTCAAAACACTTCCACAGGTGTGATCCACTACGTTACCAAACGTCCGGAGATCGGTGAGTTCTATGGCCGTGCCAAGGCGGAGGTCACCGACTATAACGGTCGTGAGGTTAGCAGTGCAGTAAACCTGCCGATCAACGAAAACTGGGCGGCACGTATTAATGTGCAGCACAGCGAGCAGGACGGCTGGATTCGCAACGAATACCCCGGCGGTGAAGACGTTGGTGCGGAAGAGAAAAAAGGCCTACGCACACAGCTTCTGTACGACAACGGCTCCAACCTGAATGCACTGGTTCGCCTGGACTACTCCGAGCGCGATACCAACTGTTGTGCGATGGTGAAAGAAGAAGCAAATCCGAACTATGGGCCCAAGCCTGTGGTGCGTATCGATGATGGTGTGGTTTCTGCATCCGCGTATAACCTGATCGATTCCGAGCCTGGCTTCAATGATTTTAATGAGCCGGTTACCGCCCGTAACCCGGTATCCAACTACGGTAGCGTAGAGAATGCCGGCCTGTCTGCGGAAGTAAATTACGAGCTCGATAACGGTATGTCCCTGAGCTACCTGGCGAGCTACCGTGACTTTGAGCTGAACAACAGCTCTGGCTTCTTTACCTTTAAGTTCCCGGTGCACCGCGAGCACTTTGGTGGAAACGAATCGGTTGAGGTGGTTCAGCAGGAGCTGCGCCTGAGTGATTTCGATAACGAAACATTCAACTGGGTTGTGGGTGCTTTCTTCCACGATACCGCAGGTCAGCGTAGTGAAATCACCGATGGCTGTGTGGGTGGCGCTGGTGCCAGCTCGCGCGGTGTAATTGAAGATGGCGTAATGACCGGTTGTGTCAGCAATGCATCTGCATTGGCATTCATCAACAATTACAACCAGACCGGTATGCAGGATCGCTCCCTGCTGGAAGCGGATCGCAACCTGTCTGCGGGTGACTTTACTGCGGACTTCACCAACACCGCGTTGTTTGGTCAGCTCGAATATCAGATCACCGATCGTCTGGATGCTACCCTCGGCTTCCGTGCCCTGCACGAAAAAGGCTCTGCCTCTTTCGACGCACTGTGGCTGCGTCCGCCGACCGACGGCACTGGCATGGAAACTTTTGCCGAAGTTCTGGCATTGTCCGAGACCGATCCGTCGCTTGTTCGTAACGATCCGGAAGGTGCAAAGTTCTCTGACTCTAATACTGACTTTATCTACAAGGCAGTACTGGGTTACGACTTCACCGATGGTATTCGTGGCTACGTGAACTACTCCACTGGCTACAAAGGTCCATCTTACTTTGTAACCAGTAACACCAACCCGGCGGATGCGGAGTACTTCCCGACCCGTCCGGAGCAGTCCACCAACTTTGAAGTTGGCCTGCGTTCCCGTCTGTTCGACGACAAGCTGCAATTCAACCTGACTTACTTCGATATGACAGTTGAAGACTATCAGGTACGCGCGCAACGCCTGGTGGACGAGGCTTCCAATACTTACTTCGCCGGTTACGTCAACGCAGACGAAGTACGCTCTACCGGTATCGAAGCCGATATGGTGTACAAGTTGACTTCCGACCTTAAATTCATTGCCAGCTACGCAAACTTCGAAGCTACCTACGAAGACTTTGCGAATACACCAGTGAATTGTCCGAACGGTACCCTGGCGGAGCGTTGCAGCATCGTTGGTGGTCGCAACGTGTTTGACCAGACTGGACTGCCGGTTGCGAACAATGCTCAGGAACAGGCACTGCTGACCCTGAACTACAACCGCGAACTGGGCAACACCGGCTGGGACGCGAATGTACGCACCGTGTGGCGCTACGAGGGTGACTTCTCTCCCTCCGCCAACATGATTGCGCAAGAAATCGATCCGAACGAAGATTACGATGTACTGGATCTTTACATTGGTATCGGCAACGACAAGCTGCGTGGCAACCTGTTCGTGAAGAACGTTACGAACGAAAGCTACAACACCTTCAAGTACGCAGACCAGTGGGGCGGACAGGCACTGTTCTACCCGCGTGACTACGAGCGTTACTTCGGTGCCAGCGTAACCTACATGTTCTAA